The sequence GTTCGGCATTATCGCCAAGTAACAATATGGACCTTTtcacttttttattttatttatttttttattgtggttctcatattttaatttattgatggaAACACTCAGCGTTGTTCATGCAGAAGGACAGTGATGTAATTAAGATTGACATCCAATGTTTGGTGCAAGGAGATGTTGTATTAGAGTGTGTTCATTTAGACATGGATCCCGAAAGGGAAGTTATGATGTTTCGGATAATGTTCAATACAGCTTTTATTCGGTCAAATATTTTGATGCTAAAATGTGAGAACTTGGATATTTTTTGGGACGCAAAGGCAAGGTTTCCCAAAGCCTTTAGGGCAGAGGTACATTTTAAGATGTTCTTGCTGACGAAGATTCAGTTAGTTTATCTGTCGAATTCAGTAATTATGCTTAAAACACATTTCCTCAAATTTGATTTATCGTGCATGCAGATCCTATTTGGAGATGTTGAGAACAGCTCTCCAGCCAAATCCCACACTCCTTTGTTAAATGGTGAGGAGAAAGGTGGACTACCTATTGAAGCATTCTCCAGGGTGCAAGAACTATTTCATGGTGTAGATTGGATTGATACCAATGATGAAGCTGCTTTATGGTTTCTAAAGCAATTATCTGTTTTTAATGATGTCAAAGATTTGTCAATGTTGCGTAGAATGGGTGGTTATTCCGAATCTGTTGATTCCGAAGAGGAAAACAACGCCTCTAGTGTTGCTGACAGTCTTGATTTTCTCGATCCAGAGAAACCTAATGCACCTGAAGTAAACATGCTGAATGATCTTTCATTCCTGGACTCTACTTCGGATAGAGTCTCTGACTTCAGACTCTTTGAGGATAATATGAAGCCATCAATGCCAATGGATCCGATTGAGCCTATGACCTCAAGTGATAGTCAGtctgataatatttttttgttaaagCCGTCAAATGAAATGGAAGTTCCACGCAGTGCTTCTCCAACGTTGCAGTCTACATTTCAGACTTCCTCAATTTCTGATGCAAACATCTCTGAATTTGCATCACCACCTCATCCTCTCTCTAGCAGATTACCTTCACCACAACTTCCCCACATAACTTCTTTCCCAAGGGTCGATTCTGGCGCAGAATCTTCTCAACCACCTCTTGCTAATCATGGTGATGGGCTTTCTTTACCTTCCCCTATTGGATCAAGTAAAATACAATCATTGGCTTCTGCATCTCTGCCACCACTTCCTACTATACATGGTAATatacctacacctccacctacTTCCAGCAATGAAGGAGCCTCTCATCTCTTGCCTACCATGGGTTCTAATATAGAACCTCCTCCCGGTCGTCCACTGCATAGTTCAAGTGAAGTATTCCCTATTGTTCATTCATGTGATGAGTCTTCTAAAGGAACTTCACCACCTCCTCCATTACCTGACTGTAGTGAAGTCACTCATCCGACATCTTCTTTACCCTCTTCAAAAGCCCCACCACCTCCGCCCCCCTCTAAATCCAGTCATTTAACTCCATCAGTGCTTCCACCAACCGCACCATCTATTGACAATTCTAAAATATTGATTCCAGCTACTCTACCCACCTCCAGACCTCCGCTACAAAGTTTACTTCCAGCTGTGTCAGAAACATTGACAGCAACTGCTCTTTCTTCAACACCAGGTTTTTGTTCTATTCCAACACCCAGTCCACCTCTACCACCTCCCGTTTGTGGTTCAGCTCCCAGCCTACCTCCACCATCTCCAGTTTGCGGTTCGGTGCCCACCCTATCGCCGCCACCTCCAGTTCCCCGTTTGATACCCACCGCACCTCCACCACCTCCACCTCGTGGTTCAGCACCCTTCGCACCTCCAATTCGTGGTTTGGCACCCTCTCCACCTCCACCACCCCCACTTCGTGGTTCGAAACCCTCCGCACCTCCACCACCGTCACTTTGTGTTTCGGCACCCACTCCACCTCCACTACCCCCACTTCTTGGTTCGGCACCCACTCCGCCTGCACCTTTGCGTCGTGGTTCTGCACCACCTCTAATTCGTGGTTCAGCTCCCGTTCCACCTCCACCACCTCTAATTCGTGGTTCAGCACCCGCCCCACCTCCGGTTCCACCTCCACCACCTCTAATTCGTGGTTCAGCACTCGCCCCACCTCCACCACCTCTAATTCGTAGTTCAGCACTCGCCCCACCTCCACCGCCTCTAATTCGTGGTTCAGCTCCGGCTCCACCTCCACCACCTCTAATT is a genomic window of Henckelia pumila isolate YLH828 unplaced genomic scaffold, ASM3356847v2 CTG_477:::fragment_3, whole genome shotgun sequence containing:
- the LOC140872832 gene encoding formin-like protein 14 isoform X2 — its product is MQKDSDVIKIDIQCLVQGDVVLECVHLDMDPEREVMMFRIMFNTAFIRSNILMLKCENLDIFWDAKARFPKAFRAEILFGDVENSSPAKSHTPLLNGEEKGGLPIEAFSRVQELFHGVDWIDTNDEAALWFLKQLSVFNDVKDLSMLRRMGGYSESVDSEEENNASSVADSLDFLDPEKPNAPEVNMLNDLSFLDSTSDRVSDFRLFEDNMKPSMPMDPIEPMTSSDSQSDNIFLLKPSNEMEVPRSASPTLQSTFQTSSISDANISEFASPPHPLSSRLPSPQLPHITSFPRVDSGAESSQPPLANHGDGLSLPSPIGSSKIQSLASASLPPLPTIHGNIPTPPPTSSNEGASHLLPTMGSNIEPPPGRPLHSSSEVFPIVHSCDESSKGTSPPPPLPDCSEVTHPTSSLPSSKAPPPPPPSKSSHLTPSVLPPTAPSIDNSKILIPATLPTSRPPLQSLLPAVSETLTATALSSTPGFCSIPTPSPPLPPPVCGSAPSLPPPSPVCGSVPTLSPPPPVPRLIPTAPPPPPPRGSAPFAPPIRGLAPSPPPPPPLRGSKPSAPPPPSLCVSAPTPPPLPPLLGSAPTPPAPLRRGSAPPLIRGSAPVPPPPPLIRGSAPAPPPVPPPPPLIRGSALAPPPPPLIRSSALAPPPPPLIRGSAPAPPPPPLIRRSAPAPPPPPLIRGSAPAPPPPPLIRGSAPAPPPPPLVRDSIPTPPPGRIPAPAPPLPPVIGSAPTPPPLPRGQGAGPAPPPLPGEKISNAPPAPLPSPGRGRALSSAKGRGSTGTSIPPKKTSLKPLHWVKVTRAMQGSLWADSQKQESQSRAPEIDITELESLFSVASASEGPNKSGGSRGSKISKPEKVQLVDLRRAYNCEIMLTKVKIPLPDMINAILALDSSVLDIDQVENLIKFCPTKDEMETLKNYNGDKNMLGKCEQFFQELMKVPRVESKLRVFAFTITFSSQVEDLKLNLNIINDASKEVKESLKLRQIMQTILTLGNALNQGTARGSAVGFKLDSLLKLSDTRARNNKMTLMHYLCKIISEKLPELLDFTKDVVHLEPASKIQLKSLAEEMQAVSKGLEKVEQELTASENDGSVSLGFRQVLKCFLDIAEAEVRSLITLYSEVGRNADSLSQYFGEDPARCPFEQVTQILVVFTKMFSKAYEENEKQADAEKRKLEKEALKEQAAANTPARNDGVDDLRAKLNSRNQKQAS